A window from Streptomyces sp. NBC_00271 encodes these proteins:
- a CDS encoding ABC transporter transmembrane domain-containing protein, translating to MQIQDLPYPDPGVPDARSGPRFLWWLGRNQLGGQFKALAWGLLHFVAVSGLPFCVGLAVQAVVDRSGTRLALTGGLLALCGACIALGDTMLHRAAVTNWITAAARVQQLLAHKTAQLGSALTRRVAAGEVVAVSTGDVEKIGWFVEALSRFAAAALTVVLVCVGLVVYQPALGVLVVVGVPVLALAVLPLLPRATRRADFQREKAGRATELASDTVAGLRVLRGIGGEELFLDRYRRASQEVRRAAVRSARMWSLISAIQVLLPGLLMIAIIWRGVHLARDGRITVGELVTVYSAVMLLTYPLRHFEEIAMAYSFSRPSAKRAARVLSLERAMDSGGSRSAEVPAGDLYDPATGLLAPAGRLTAVVCGDPDAAGVLAARLGGHPTEGGTSVLLGGVPLDDLPLDSARTAVLVQDKDPVLLSGSLRELLDVPSSGLVSAEAALTAAQCGDVLDALTQGSLDAGDPMEARITERGRSLSGGQRQRLALARSLITDPEVLVLDEPTSAVDSHTEARIADGVRALRAGRTTVVLTSSPLLLDHADRVVLVHEGEVVAVGVHRELVRGEPRYRAVVTRETDDEAARSGVREEDGPARSHVREEDEAGLGGVLKELEEIEETA from the coding sequence ATGCAGATTCAAGACCTTCCCTATCCCGACCCGGGTGTGCCGGACGCACGCTCGGGTCCCCGATTCCTGTGGTGGCTCGGCCGGAATCAGCTCGGCGGGCAGTTCAAGGCCCTTGCCTGGGGACTGCTGCACTTCGTGGCCGTCTCCGGGCTGCCGTTCTGCGTCGGCCTCGCCGTCCAGGCAGTCGTCGACCGCTCCGGCACCCGACTCGCCCTGACCGGTGGGCTGCTGGCGCTGTGCGGCGCCTGCATCGCGCTGGGCGACACCATGCTGCACCGCGCCGCGGTCACCAACTGGATCACCGCCGCCGCGCGCGTCCAGCAGTTGCTGGCCCACAAGACCGCCCAGTTGGGCTCCGCCCTGACCCGACGTGTCGCGGCCGGCGAGGTCGTCGCGGTCTCGACCGGCGACGTCGAGAAGATCGGCTGGTTCGTGGAGGCCCTGTCGCGGTTCGCGGCGGCCGCCCTGACCGTCGTGCTGGTCTGTGTCGGCCTGGTCGTCTACCAGCCCGCGCTCGGCGTACTCGTCGTGGTGGGTGTGCCCGTCCTGGCGCTCGCCGTACTGCCGTTGCTGCCCCGTGCCACCCGGCGCGCGGACTTCCAGCGCGAGAAGGCCGGCCGCGCCACCGAGCTGGCCTCGGACACCGTCGCGGGCCTGCGCGTGCTGCGCGGCATCGGCGGCGAGGAACTGTTCCTCGACCGCTACCGCCGCGCCTCCCAGGAGGTCCGCCGCGCGGCCGTGCGCAGCGCCCGGATGTGGTCGCTGATCTCGGCCATCCAGGTGCTGTTGCCCGGCCTGCTGATGATCGCCATCATCTGGCGCGGCGTTCACCTCGCCCGCGACGGCCGGATCACGGTCGGTGAACTCGTCACCGTGTACAGCGCGGTCATGCTGCTCACGTACCCATTGCGACACTTCGAGGAGATCGCGATGGCCTACTCCTTCTCCCGCCCGTCCGCCAAGCGCGCCGCCCGGGTGCTGTCCCTGGAACGGGCCATGGACAGCGGCGGATCGCGCTCGGCCGAGGTGCCGGCCGGTGATCTGTACGACCCCGCGACCGGGCTGCTCGCGCCCGCCGGGCGGCTCACCGCCGTGGTGTGCGGCGACCCGGACGCGGCGGGTGTGCTCGCCGCGCGGCTGGGTGGCCACCCCACGGAGGGGGGAACCTCGGTGCTCCTCGGAGGCGTACCTCTCGACGACTTGCCGCTCGACTCCGCCCGTACGGCCGTCCTCGTCCAGGACAAGGACCCGGTGCTGCTGTCCGGCTCGCTGCGCGAGCTGCTCGACGTGCCTTCCTCGGGTCTTGTCAGCGCCGAGGCCGCACTGACCGCCGCGCAGTGCGGCGACGTCCTGGACGCGCTCACCCAGGGTTCGTTGGACGCCGGGGACCCGATGGAGGCCCGCATCACCGAACGCGGACGCTCCCTCTCCGGCGGCCAGCGCCAGCGCCTGGCCCTGGCCCGGTCGCTGATCACGGACCCCGAAGTGCTGGTCCTCGACGAGCCGACCTCCGCGGTCGACTCGCACACCGAGGCCCGGATCGCCGACGGTGTGCGCGCCTTGCGCGCCGGACGCACGACGGTCGTCCTCACCTCCTCGCCGCTGCTCCTGGACCACGCGGACCGGGTCGTTCTGGTGCACGAGGGCGAGGTCGTGGCGGTCGGCGTCCACCGCGAGCTGGTACGCGGTGAGCCGCGGTACCGGGCCGTGGTGACCCGGGAGACCGATGACGAGGCCGCGCGAAGCGGTGTGCGGGAAGAGGACGGGCCCGCGCGGAGCCACGTGCGGGAAGAAGACGAGGCCGGCCTGGGCGGCGTACTGAAGGAACTGGAAGAAATCGAGGAGACCGCATGA